In Plectropomus leopardus isolate mb chromosome 20, YSFRI_Pleo_2.0, whole genome shotgun sequence, one DNA window encodes the following:
- the nim1kb gene encoding serine/threonine-protein kinase NIM1: MPGGLYQVKNTKRHHSLYSLTDSSELGPDDEVDDAPVRLTPLQKLTTNMCKDEKTIKDLMIGRRVGFYKVRGEIGSGTFSRVKLAFHALTKDKVALKILDKARLDSQAQRLLSKEISNMEFLQHPNVVCLYEVVETPSRVYLALEYAGGGDLHNRICNEGKLSDNTCKITFAQILSAIKYMHNNNIIHRDLKAENVLFTSSGSVKVADFGFSTRVSNRNLALDTFCGSPPYAAPELFKDECYLGPPVDVWAMGVLLFFMVTGTMPFRAETMGKLRRCIIEGAYTLPPWVAGPCQRLIKGILKVVPADRYAVDQMLGCDWLLPVEFPWSLVPTEPTTTLQSLLDSERRDMEEQIEEEVRSGLEELGFTAEHLQNNQLKDSRNPLTGVYRILLHRAQTRRGCDSPPVVRGMVRDPKREGLRAYRGLRHTSKLCVLS, translated from the exons ATGCCGGGAGGCCTGTACCAGGTGAAGAACACAAAGCGCCACCACAGCCTCTACAGTTTGACGGACAGCTCTGAGCTCGGCCCAGACGATGAGGTGGACGACGCCCCGGTGCGCCTCACCCCGCTGCAGAAGCTCACCACCAACATGTGCAAGGACGAGAAGACCATCAAGGACCTGATGATAGGCCGCAGGGTGGGCTTCTACAAGGTCCGTGGGGAGATCGGCTCGGGGACCTTCTCCAGGGTCAAACTAGCTTTCCATGCTCTGACTAAAG ACAAAGTGGCCCTGAAGATCCTGGACAAGGCCAGGTTGGACAGTCAGGCTCAGCGTCTGCTCTCCAAGGAGATCAGCAACATGGAGTTCCTGCAGCACCCGAACGTGGTGTGCCTGTACGAGGTGGTGGAGACGCCGAGCCGCGTCTACCTGGCGCTGGAGTACgcaggaggaggagacctcCACAACCGGATCTGCAACGAAGGAAAACTCTCTGACAACACCTGCAAGATCACCTTCGCCCAGATCCTCTCTGCCATCAAATATATG cacaacaacaacatcattcACCGAGACCTGAAGGCTGAGAACGTTCTGTTCACCAGCAGCGGCTCTGTGAAGGTGGCAGACTTTGGATTCAGCACTCGGGTTTCAAACCGCAACCTTGCCCTTGACACCTTTTGCGGCTCGCCGCCCTACGCCGCCCCAGAGCTCTTTAAAGACGAGTGCTACCTGGGGCCCCCGGTGGACGTGTGGGCCATGGGGGTCCTGCTTTTTTTCATGGTTACTGGCACTATGCCGTTCCGCGCCGAGACCATGGGGAAGCTGCGCCGCTGCATCATCGAAGGCGCGTACACCCTCCCTCCCTGGGTGGCCGGCCCCTGCCAGAGGCTCATCAAGGGCATCTTGAAGGTAGTCCCCGCTGACCGTTACGCTGTCGACCAGATGCTGGGCTGCGATTGGCTCTTACCTGTGGAGTTCCCCTGGTCATTGGTGCCAACCGAACCAACAACGACTCTGCAGAGCCTGCTGGACTCGGAGCGCAGAGACATGGAGGAGCAGATCGAGGAGGAGGTGAGAAGCGGCCTGGAGGAGCTCGGCTTCACCGCAGAGCACCTGCAAAACAATCAGCTCAAAGACAGCCGCAACCCTCTCACCGGGGTTTACCGAATCCTGCTGCATCGAGCCCAGACAAGGAGGGGCTGCGACAGTCCCCCGGTGGTCCGTGGGATGGTGAGAGACCCCAAAAGGGAGGGGCTCCGGGCCTACAGGGGCCTCAGACACACATCCAAATT